One genomic region from Sphingobacterium sp. UGAL515B_05 encodes:
- a CDS encoding DUF4268 domain-containing protein, translating to MYSREEIKQLKQLFWTKFGQFMALHLSADDEKTNWINYKTGVKHLYFKMDADKKEAKIAIQWSQPDAGVRALMAEQFLEFRGLLHDLLGEEWIWDMDGRDEYDKPICEIYTSLVGYSVYREADWAELISFFKPRMIALDEFWSSAKYAFDMFK from the coding sequence GTGTATTCAAGGGAAGAGATTAAACAATTAAAACAGTTGTTCTGGACAAAGTTCGGTCAGTTTATGGCATTACATTTATCTGCGGATGATGAAAAGACAAATTGGATTAACTATAAAACAGGTGTTAAACACCTGTACTTTAAAATGGATGCAGATAAAAAGGAAGCGAAAATTGCAATACAATGGTCGCAACCGGATGCTGGCGTCAGAGCCCTAATGGCCGAGCAATTTCTGGAATTTAGAGGTTTGTTGCACGATCTTCTTGGGGAAGAGTGGATTTGGGATATGGACGGAAGAGATGAATATGACAAGCCAATTTGTGAGATCTATACATCGTTGGTGGGGTATAGTGTTTATAGGGAAGCGGATTGGGCCGAACTTATTTCCTTTTTTAAGCCGCGGATGATTGCGCTGGATGAGTTTTGGTCTTCGGCAAAGTATGCATTCGATATGTTCAAATAA
- a CDS encoding S1/P1 nuclease, whose amino-acid sequence MKKMIKGLLAVALCFQLSSVFAWGTIGHRVVAEIAERHLTKKAKKNIGKIIGQQKLAYWANWGDFIKSDPNPEFKKLGNSHFINLNSNLPWAEFQLGLENSADENLYKTAIRIEKSFADKTIPMDQQKQNLYFLIHILGDAHQPMHVSRAEDQGGNKIEVSWFGKKSNIHRVWDSDLVDNEKYSYTEYATVLDVNSKQQNVQLAAGELSNWLYESNQLAEKIYADVANNANLSYSYVYQNKDVMEQCMLKGGLRLAKVLNRIFG is encoded by the coding sequence ATGAAAAAAATGATTAAGGGTTTGCTCGCGGTAGCTTTGTGCTTTCAGCTTTCATCGGTATTTGCCTGGGGAACAATTGGACATCGCGTTGTTGCTGAAATTGCAGAACGTCATTTGACTAAAAAAGCAAAAAAGAATATTGGAAAAATCATTGGTCAGCAAAAGCTTGCGTATTGGGCCAACTGGGGTGATTTCATTAAATCAGACCCAAATCCCGAGTTTAAAAAATTAGGTAATTCACATTTTATCAATTTAAATTCAAATTTACCTTGGGCAGAGTTTCAGTTGGGGCTTGAAAATTCAGCGGATGAAAATTTGTATAAAACAGCTATCCGAATCGAAAAATCTTTTGCTGATAAGACTATCCCTATGGATCAGCAAAAACAAAATCTTTATTTTTTGATCCATATCTTAGGGGATGCGCATCAACCTATGCATGTAAGCCGTGCTGAGGACCAAGGGGGGAATAAGATCGAAGTAAGTTGGTTTGGGAAGAAATCCAATATTCACCGGGTTTGGGACAGCGATTTGGTGGATAACGAAAAATATAGCTACACCGAGTATGCGACTGTACTGGATGTGAATAGTAAGCAACAGAATGTGCAATTGGCAGCTGGAGAACTTTCAAATTGGCTTTATGAATCCAATCAATTGGCAGAGAAGATATATGCTGATGTAGCGAATAACGCCAATTTATCGTATTCATATGTCTATCAAAATAAGGACGTGATGGAGCAATGTATGTTGAAAGGTGGCTTGCGTTTGGCTAAAGTTTTAAATCGGATCTTTGGTTAA
- a CDS encoding ABC transporter ATP-binding protein: MTIPQLFKKIVPFAKPYKRLIVYTLLLTVVGSFAAQINAFILRYTVDQINDLMVAKEPLSKGMYIVGMISIILLVKEIVYAIVQFGQKFYGEKLRIYIARDFSQSIVNRILTYKLAFYTSSDNESGKLATRIDAGISSLTRLVQNFFIDILPLFANAIIALVCMFYANVYVGLVGVAVIPLYLYISQTQASKLTGFRRQMRKYRESKNNRIISLIDSILVIKSFVREPEEAKRHEKIQYEMTENQMETRKTSFLYDSIKNFVEQIAVVIIIVLTAYLVLSGQITIGAIMFHIMLFNNVSAPIRQLHRIYDEVNDALIYSESFFEILESDEQIESKGDYKPAHIKGHLELKNVFFEYPNGTLALKDVNFDIRPNEITALVGLSGAGKSTIINLLDKFYEPTRGQIFLDGVDLANYDTAFLRQHIGMVLQRNHIFKGTILENIEYGKMGISRDEIIEAAKKAYIHQQIIELPKGYDSDAQSLSGGQQQRIAIARLFLKNPPIIFLDEPTANLDAIATEQIKNSLDAIKKDRTVIIVSHSISQIIDSNAIVVMEKGRVVEKGRHEDLYAHKGTYYDIFSAMANSLNLSKISKTLQADER; this comes from the coding sequence ATGACTATTCCCCAATTGTTTAAAAAAATTGTTCCATTTGCCAAACCCTATAAACGTCTGATAGTTTACACCTTGCTTTTGACTGTCGTGGGGTCTTTTGCGGCGCAGATTAATGCTTTTATCTTACGTTATACTGTCGATCAAATTAACGATTTGATGGTCGCTAAAGAACCTTTGTCCAAGGGGATGTATATCGTCGGAATGATCAGTATCATTTTGCTTGTTAAGGAGATTGTTTACGCGATTGTCCAGTTCGGCCAGAAATTTTATGGGGAGAAACTTCGGATTTATATTGCGCGGGATTTTTCCCAATCTATCGTCAATCGTATTTTGACCTATAAATTAGCATTCTATACCTCTTCTGACAACGAAAGTGGAAAATTAGCCACTCGGATAGATGCGGGAATTAGTTCGTTGACGCGATTGGTGCAGAATTTTTTCATTGATATTCTACCTTTATTTGCAAATGCGATTATTGCGTTGGTCTGTATGTTTTATGCGAATGTATATGTCGGTTTGGTTGGGGTGGCTGTCATTCCTTTATACCTTTACATTAGTCAGACCCAAGCGTCAAAATTGACGGGGTTTAGAAGGCAAATGCGCAAATATCGTGAATCCAAAAATAACCGAATTATCAGTTTGATTGATTCAATTTTAGTAATCAAATCATTCGTTCGCGAGCCAGAGGAAGCAAAACGCCATGAGAAGATTCAATATGAGATGACTGAAAATCAAATGGAAACCCGGAAAACCAGTTTCCTGTATGATAGCATTAAAAATTTTGTCGAACAGATAGCAGTAGTTATTATTATTGTTTTAACGGCTTACCTGGTGCTTTCCGGTCAGATTACCATAGGGGCGATCATGTTTCATATTATGTTGTTTAACAATGTTTCGGCACCCATACGCCAACTGCACCGTATTTATGATGAGGTCAATGATGCACTGATCTATTCGGAGTCTTTTTTTGAAATTCTGGAGTCCGATGAGCAGATTGAATCTAAAGGTGATTATAAGCCAGCCCACATCAAAGGACATTTGGAATTGAAGAATGTATTTTTTGAATATCCTAACGGTACACTTGCGTTGAAAGATGTAAATTTCGATATCAGACCGAATGAAATTACAGCTTTGGTTGGTCTAAGTGGGGCCGGCAAGAGTACGATAATCAATTTATTGGATAAATTTTACGAACCCACCCGAGGGCAAATTTTTTTGGATGGGGTCGACTTAGCGAATTATGATACCGCTTTCCTGCGTCAGCATATTGGAATGGTACTGCAGCGAAATCACATTTTTAAAGGAACAATATTGGAGAATATTGAATACGGAAAAATGGGGATTTCTAGGGATGAGATTATCGAAGCAGCCAAAAAGGCTTATATTCATCAGCAGATCATCGAGCTACCCAAAGGTTATGATTCAGATGCCCAATCTTTATCTGGTGGTCAACAGCAACGGATAGCTATTGCGCGCCTGTTCTTAAAAAATCCGCCGATTATCTTTTTGGACGAACCAACGGCTAATTTGGATGCAATTGCTACCGAACAGATTAAAAATAGCCTGGATGCTATAAAAAAGGATCGTACGGTAATTATTGTTTCACACAGTATCTCCCAGATTATTGACTCCAATGCGATTGTTGTGATGGAAAAGGGGCGTGTTGTCGAAAAGGGACGGCACGAAGATCTTTATGCACATAAAGGTACTTATTATGATATTTTTTCCGCAATGGCCAATAGTTTGAATCTGAGTAAAATAAGCAAGACATTGCAGGCCGATGAAAGATAA
- a CDS encoding multidrug resistance efflux transporter family protein codes for MPFQFTIKKSKNNAILLGTLAALFFASTFVLNRIMAVAGGSWQWTASLRFIWMLPILLIIVAIRGNLLSLLKEIRSNLLQWLLWSTIGFGVFYATLTYGANYGPSWLVASTFEFTIIAGMFIGPLLEKKGRRKGVSKASLLFSIIIFIGILLMQIAEARSTSLKGMLLGTIPVLVGAIAYPLGNRKMMKISGNRLDAFQRTLGMTICSMPFWIVLSLFGYLENGLPTDSQLLQTFLVALCSGVIATLLFFTATDLVHQDHKALAAVEATQAMEVIFTLIGEILILHAALPNSFSCIGIAMVVIGMALHSRSA; via the coding sequence ATGCCATTCCAATTTACAATAAAAAAGAGTAAAAATAATGCAATTCTTCTAGGGACTTTAGCAGCTCTATTCTTTGCAAGTACCTTTGTTCTCAATCGTATTATGGCAGTCGCCGGCGGAAGCTGGCAATGGACAGCTTCTCTACGTTTTATTTGGATGCTACCAATCTTGCTTATTATTGTCGCTATTCGAGGAAACCTCCTAAGCTTACTGAAAGAAATCAGATCCAATCTATTACAATGGCTATTGTGGAGTACAATCGGATTCGGCGTGTTTTATGCTACTCTTACTTATGGCGCCAATTACGGTCCTTCCTGGCTTGTTGCAAGCACCTTCGAATTTACCATCATTGCTGGGATGTTCATTGGTCCACTGCTCGAAAAAAAAGGTCGTAGAAAAGGAGTATCAAAAGCCTCCCTCCTGTTTTCTATTATTATTTTTATCGGTATCCTTCTCATGCAGATTGCAGAGGCTCGATCAACCTCGCTAAAGGGCATGTTATTGGGAACCATTCCAGTGTTGGTCGGTGCAATCGCCTACCCTCTAGGCAACCGCAAAATGATGAAAATCTCAGGCAATAGGCTGGATGCGTTTCAGCGCACGCTCGGCATGACCATCTGTAGCATGCCATTTTGGATCGTTCTTAGTCTATTTGGTTACTTAGAAAATGGATTGCCAACAGATAGTCAGCTTTTGCAAACATTCCTGGTTGCGTTATGTTCGGGGGTGATAGCAACACTTTTGTTTTTTACAGCAACCGATCTTGTCCATCAGGACCATAAGGCACTTGCTGCCGTGGAAGCAACACAGGCGATGGAAGTTATTTTTACGCTAATTGGCGAAATTCTTATCTTACATGCGGCACTTCCTAATAGCTTTTCCTGTATTGGAATCGCCATGGTCGTTATCGGCATGGCACTACACAGCCGATCGGCCTGA
- the fabV gene encoding enoyl-ACP reductase FabV: protein MIIQPRTRGFICLTSHPQGAAQNIKNQIEYVKSKGEIANGPKKVLVIGASTGFGIASRISAAFGSGAATIGVFFEKPAAEGKPGTAGWYNSAAFEKEAHEAGLYAKSINGDAFSDEVKRQTIELIKKDLGQVDLVVYSLASPRRTHPKTGVAHASVLKPIQEPFTNKTVDFHTGIISDITIQPVENEEDIANTVAVMGGEDWKFWIEDLKAAGVLAEGAKTVAYSYIGPELTYPIYRNGTIGRAKDDLEGTVPAINAILSDIHGVSYVSVNKALVTQSSSAIPVVPLYISLLYKVMKEKGIHEGTIEQMQRLFAERLYTADGKVLLDEKGRIRVDDLEMRADVQAEVAALWEKATTENLSEISDIEGYRNEFFNLFGFNFDGIDYNADTNEVVAVPSIEG, encoded by the coding sequence ATGATTATACAACCAAGAACTAGAGGTTTTATTTGTTTAACCTCGCATCCACAAGGGGCTGCGCAAAACATTAAAAATCAAATTGAATACGTGAAATCCAAAGGTGAGATCGCGAATGGTCCGAAGAAAGTATTGGTAATCGGTGCTTCTACTGGATTTGGTATTGCATCTCGGATTTCAGCAGCATTTGGTTCTGGAGCTGCTACAATCGGTGTATTTTTCGAAAAACCTGCCGCCGAAGGCAAACCAGGGACTGCTGGATGGTACAATTCTGCAGCTTTTGAGAAAGAGGCCCATGAAGCGGGATTATATGCCAAAAGTATTAATGGTGATGCTTTTTCTGATGAAGTGAAAAGACAAACCATTGAACTTATTAAAAAAGATTTAGGACAGGTTGATTTAGTGGTTTACAGTTTGGCTTCACCACGTCGCACACATCCAAAGACTGGCGTTGCACATGCTTCTGTTTTGAAACCAATACAAGAGCCTTTTACCAATAAAACGGTAGATTTTCATACAGGTATAATTTCTGATATTACCATTCAACCAGTTGAAAATGAAGAAGACATTGCTAATACAGTAGCAGTAATGGGAGGAGAGGACTGGAAATTCTGGATCGAAGATCTTAAAGCTGCTGGGGTATTGGCCGAGGGAGCAAAAACAGTCGCTTATTCTTATATAGGCCCTGAACTTACGTATCCGATCTACCGTAATGGTACCATTGGTCGTGCAAAAGATGATTTAGAAGGAACAGTGCCTGCAATAAACGCTATTTTGAGCGATATTCACGGTGTATCTTATGTATCGGTGAATAAGGCATTAGTTACGCAATCAAGTTCGGCTATCCCTGTTGTTCCGCTATACATTTCTCTTTTGTATAAAGTGATGAAAGAAAAAGGTATCCACGAAGGCACAATTGAGCAAATGCAACGTTTATTCGCGGAGCGTCTTTATACAGCTGACGGAAAGGTTTTACTTGATGAAAAAGGCCGTATCCGTGTTGACGACTTAGAAATGCGTGCAGATGTTCAAGCCGAAGTTGCAGCATTGTGGGAAAAAGCAACTACCGAAAACTTATCGGAAATTTCAGATATTGAAGGCTATCGGAACGAGTTTTTTAATTTGTTCGGTTTCAATTTTGATGGTATAGATTACAACGCAGATACAAATGAAGTTGTTGCAGTACCTAGTATTGAAGGTTAA
- a CDS encoding MFS transporter, whose protein sequence is MTVSLREVNQKILGYVSLTFLGYFTIGLSLATLPIFIHQTLGFNTIVAGLVISIQYIATFLLRGYAGKIVDTKGPKVSVLRSMLFFALSGLLLLLVFLFKSQPFISLGLLLITRLLTGIGEGLVGASPINWALMELGDEHAAKAISFNGIASYGALAIGAPLGVLMVDHISYEALGMLTSIVGVLGYIYCRSKTPYQVIRKKTETISFKRVLLLVAPFGICLALGGLGFGSISTFMTLYYEHFNWQNGASCLTVFGIFFILTRLVFNKVIDQYGGLKVALLSLFVESLGLLLIATVIDPIWTLLGAALTGFGFSLVFPALGVEAIKRVDQSQQGSALAAYGLFIDISLGITGPLIGFVANNMGMGAIYPFSAIMVSIGFAVVGNLIYNKRKALA, encoded by the coding sequence ATGACAGTTTCTCTTCGGGAGGTCAATCAAAAGATTTTAGGCTATGTCTCTTTAACTTTCCTCGGTTATTTCACCATCGGCCTATCGCTTGCAACCCTACCCATTTTTATTCATCAAACTTTAGGATTTAACACAATTGTTGCGGGTTTGGTCATTAGTATTCAATATATTGCTACTTTTCTGCTTCGAGGTTATGCCGGAAAAATTGTTGACACGAAAGGACCAAAAGTTTCTGTTTTACGCAGTATGCTATTTTTTGCCTTGTCGGGTCTCCTACTCCTACTTGTTTTCCTATTTAAATCACAGCCCTTTATCAGTTTAGGACTTCTGTTGATCACCAGACTATTGACCGGAATCGGTGAGGGTTTGGTAGGTGCCAGCCCCATAAATTGGGCGCTGATGGAACTTGGCGATGAACATGCAGCCAAAGCGATCTCGTTCAATGGCATAGCGAGCTATGGGGCATTGGCTATTGGCGCTCCCTTAGGTGTGCTTATGGTAGACCATATCAGCTATGAAGCTTTAGGCATGCTCACATCTATTGTTGGTGTACTTGGGTATATATATTGCCGCTCCAAAACACCCTATCAGGTTATCCGAAAAAAAACCGAAACAATCAGCTTCAAACGTGTATTGCTCTTAGTGGCACCCTTTGGAATCTGCCTTGCTTTGGGTGGTCTTGGTTTTGGAAGTATATCAACTTTCATGACACTTTATTATGAGCATTTCAACTGGCAAAACGGCGCATCTTGTTTAACGGTATTTGGGATTTTCTTCATCTTAACCAGACTTGTGTTCAATAAAGTTATTGACCAATACGGTGGTTTAAAAGTTGCTCTACTTAGCCTTTTTGTTGAATCTTTAGGATTATTGCTTATTGCTACGGTCATCGACCCCATTTGGACCCTACTAGGAGCAGCATTAACCGGTTTTGGCTTCTCACTTGTCTTCCCTGCACTTGGTGTCGAAGCGATCAAACGGGTAGACCAAAGTCAACAGGGCTCCGCTTTAGCTGCTTACGGCCTATTTATAGATATTTCTTTAGGAATCACCGGACCTTTGATCGGTTTTGTTGCCAACAATATGGGCATGGGTGCCATTTATCCTTTTAGTGCGATCATGGTTTCTATCGGTTTCGCAGTTGTTGGAAACCTCATTTACAATAAAAGAAAAGCGCTTGCTTAG
- a CDS encoding OsmC family protein: MRRKATAQWNGNLKEGKGSLTTDSTALDHTQYSFSTRFENGVGTNPEELLAAAHAGCFTMQLSAYLSEAGFVPEELTTVSTIVFENGSIVRSELELTGNVPTISESEFQTIAQKAKENCPVSKAFSFEKTLNAKLL; the protein is encoded by the coding sequence ATGAGAAGAAAAGCAACAGCCCAATGGAATGGCAATCTTAAAGAAGGAAAAGGTAGTCTGACTACAGACAGTACAGCATTGGATCATACACAGTATTCGTTTTCAACCCGGTTTGAAAATGGAGTTGGAACAAATCCTGAGGAATTATTGGCAGCTGCACATGCCGGATGTTTTACGATGCAATTGAGTGCTTATCTTTCTGAAGCTGGTTTTGTTCCCGAAGAATTAACAACTGTATCGACAATCGTTTTCGAAAATGGTTCAATTGTGCGGTCCGAACTTGAGTTAACAGGGAATGTTCCGACTATAAGCGAATCTGAGTTTCAGACAATAGCGCAAAAGGCTAAAGAAAACTGTCCCGTGAGTAAGGCATTCAGTTTCGAAAAAACCTTAAATGCAAAACTACTGTGA
- a CDS encoding FKBP-type peptidyl-prolyl cis-trans isomerase, translated as MVQKKKNKLNSTALAEKNLEAGKIFLEKYADQQGVVICASGLHYKVLTRGAGQIPKKSAKVICHYKGELLDGTVFDSSYKRKRPETFYINELIVGWQEAISMMSVGSIWEVCLPPNLAYGKEELTPRKGGQCTLIFQIELIAILA; from the coding sequence TTGGTTCAGAAAAAGAAAAACAAGTTAAATTCAACTGCCCTTGCAGAAAAAAATCTGGAGGCTGGAAAGATATTTTTGGAAAAGTATGCAGATCAACAAGGTGTCGTTATATGTGCATCAGGTTTACATTATAAGGTATTAACAAGAGGGGCAGGGCAAATACCGAAAAAATCTGCGAAGGTCATCTGTCATTATAAGGGTGAGCTCTTAGACGGAACGGTGTTCGATAGTTCCTATAAACGGAAACGTCCCGAAACGTTCTACATCAATGAGCTTATCGTGGGTTGGCAGGAAGCGATTTCCATGATGTCTGTTGGATCAATCTGGGAGGTTTGTCTTCCACCCAATTTGGCTTATGGAAAAGAAGAGTTGACGCCCAGAAAAGGAGGGCAATGCACCTTGATATTTCAAATTGAATTAATTGCAATTTTGGCTTAA
- a CDS encoding tetratricopeptide repeat protein — MNLKSLLLLAAIGTVSTSVSFAQTGNIKKAKTGLAKFQELKDAGTVQLGIPNLKSAKEAIDAAVVNDKTKDNAEAWTVYALVNANLSTIDKSSELAKLAEDGIAKAKQLDADGANKANINVAEQILGQYNFNLGAEEYQAQKYADSYSSFTKALTYLPGDTLVTYYSGVAALSNKDYKNAIERYKELIPRKDFSSHKTIMVDLPKLYLSMQDTTSALEYAKKAAEAYPDDNAAMTQNIELNLITGHEKETIDAITAQLAKDPNNKSLNYYLGIAQSSAKNDEAAVAAYKKALEIDPNFFEANTNLAITLMNKTREKLNVVNNNRKLTQAQYDAELNKIKAELKPVLPYLEKAVSLQPKNVDALTNLKNYYIFMQDEAKTTEINAKIKEVE, encoded by the coding sequence ATGAATTTAAAATCTCTATTATTATTAGCAGCAATAGGTACTGTATCGACCTCAGTTTCTTTTGCGCAAACCGGTAATATTAAAAAGGCAAAAACTGGCCTGGCAAAATTTCAGGAATTGAAAGATGCTGGCACGGTTCAATTGGGTATCCCCAATCTGAAATCTGCAAAAGAAGCTATTGACGCAGCTGTTGTCAATGACAAAACAAAAGACAATGCTGAAGCATGGACAGTATATGCGTTAGTAAACGCAAATCTATCAACAATAGATAAATCTTCTGAATTGGCAAAATTGGCTGAGGATGGCATTGCAAAAGCAAAACAATTGGATGCAGATGGTGCTAATAAAGCAAATATTAATGTTGCAGAACAAATATTAGGACAATATAACTTCAATTTGGGAGCAGAAGAATATCAGGCTCAAAAATATGCTGATTCCTATAGTTCTTTTACAAAAGCACTGACTTACCTTCCTGGAGATACATTAGTAACTTATTACAGTGGTGTTGCAGCATTATCTAATAAAGATTATAAAAATGCCATCGAAAGGTACAAAGAATTAATTCCAAGAAAAGATTTCTCTTCGCATAAAACAATCATGGTAGACCTACCTAAATTGTACCTATCTATGCAAGATACGACCTCTGCGCTTGAATATGCAAAAAAAGCGGCTGAAGCCTATCCGGATGACAATGCAGCAATGACTCAAAATATCGAGCTAAATCTGATTACAGGCCACGAGAAAGAAACTATTGATGCAATTACGGCACAACTAGCAAAAGACCCGAACAATAAAAGCCTAAATTATTACTTAGGCATCGCTCAATCTTCAGCAAAAAATGATGAAGCAGCGGTTGCGGCGTACAAAAAAGCATTAGAAATCGATCCAAACTTTTTTGAAGCAAATACCAATTTAGCTATCACTTTGATGAACAAAACACGCGAAAAATTAAATGTTGTTAATAACAACAGAAAATTGACGCAAGCCCAATATGATGCCGAATTAAATAAGATTAAAGCAGAATTAAAGCCAGTACTTCCTTACTTGGAGAAAGCAGTTTCTTTGCAACCAAAGAATGTAGATGCTTTAACAAATTTAAAGAACTACTATATTTTTATGCAAGACGAAGCTAAAACAACTGAAATCAATGCGAAAATAAAAGAAGTAGAATAA